The following proteins come from a genomic window of Rutidosis leptorrhynchoides isolate AG116_Rl617_1_P2 chromosome 10, CSIRO_AGI_Rlap_v1, whole genome shotgun sequence:
- the LOC139872841 gene encoding auxin-binding protein ABP19a-like has protein sequence MYNNISAVVVVVLCLVFVGSYASVQDFCVADLSLPDTPSGFPCKDVKKLSVADFAYSGLGVAGNTSNIIKAAVTPAFTAQFPGVNGLGISLARLDLAVGGVIPMHTHPGASEVLVVIQGTICAGFISSSANTVYFKTLYKGDIMVFPQGLLHFQINSGKGPALAFVSFSSPVPGLQITDYALFANDLPTELVVATTFLDAAQVKKLKGVLGGSG, from the coding sequence ATGTATAATAATATTAGtgccgttgttgttgttgtgttgtgtCTTGTGTTTGTCGGCTCATATGCATCAGTGCAAGACTTCTGTGTAGCCGATTTGTCATTACCTGACACACCTTCTGGTTTCCCCTGCAAGGATGTCAAGAAACTGTCGGTAGCTGATTTTGCTTACTCAGGTCTTGGTGTTGCCGGTAACACGAGCAACATTATCAAGGCTGCTGTGACACCAGCATTCACAGCTCAGTTTCCAGGTGTGAATGGGCTGGGTATATCTTTAGCTAGGTTGGACCTTGCTGTTGGTGGTGTTATCCCGATGCACACTCACCCTGGAGCATCTGAAGTTTTGGTAGTCATACAAGGGACCATTTGTGCTGGATTCATATCATCCTCTGCTAACACTGTCTACTTCAAGACTTTATACAAAGGAGACATTATGGTTTTCCCTCAAGGTCTGCTTCACTTCCAGATTAACTCTGGCAAGGGACCTGCTCTTGCATTTGTTAGCTTCAGTAGTCCAGTCCCAGGCCTACAAATTACTGATTATGCTCTATTTGCTAATGATTTGCCCACTGAATTGGTGGTCGCCACAACATTCCTCGATGCAGCACAGGTTAAGAAGCTCAAGGGTGTTCTAGGTGGGTCAGGCTAA